In Janthinobacterium sp. 67, a genomic segment contains:
- a CDS encoding TIGR01777 family oxidoreductase: protein MNTHLLALQLMAAQGCLGAFDTIYHHEITEALPQKASARLELTIHATRALIYSLLFVGLAAWEWHGAWAWVLVIVFGVEIVLTLWDFVVEDQTRLLPATERVTHTVLAINAGAFIALLALNSSEWATLPTALVWQPYGWLSVFLALCGVGVGLSGLRDAYAVWQLGRRKVQETAEQEEHLRFASTPQSVLVTGATGFIGQQLVTALLADGHAVTVLTRQPKQAAWTFDGQVRCIQSFDALSDAQRIDMVVNLAGARIVGHRWTDARKAALRRSRVALTQDLVAWIARAQHKPRVLLSASAIGYYGVQPHGDDTELTEESAPQAIFMSQLCQEWEAAARQAERYGVQVGCMRFGLVFGHQGSLPQMLLPVRFGVGGPLGSGKQWVTWVHVRDVIRGIAHLARRSEEQAVSGAYNFCAPEAIAQRRFAQVAGAVLHRPSFMPTPAFVMQALLGEQADLLVEGQRVAPRRLLADGFAFRHPQLEGALRSL, encoded by the coding sequence ATGAATACGCATCTGCTGGCCCTGCAACTGATGGCCGCGCAAGGCTGCCTGGGCGCCTTCGACACCATCTACCACCATGAAATCACGGAAGCGCTGCCGCAAAAGGCGTCCGCGCGGCTCGAATTGACGATCCATGCGACGCGCGCCCTGATCTACAGCCTGCTGTTCGTGGGCCTGGCCGCGTGGGAGTGGCATGGCGCCTGGGCCTGGGTGCTGGTCATCGTGTTTGGCGTGGAAATCGTATTGACCCTGTGGGACTTCGTCGTCGAAGACCAGACGCGCCTCCTGCCCGCCACGGAGCGGGTCACGCACACGGTGCTGGCGATTAACGCGGGCGCCTTCATCGCCTTGCTGGCCCTGAACAGCAGCGAATGGGCCACCTTGCCGACGGCCCTCGTGTGGCAGCCGTATGGCTGGCTCAGCGTCTTCCTCGCCCTGTGCGGCGTGGGCGTGGGCTTGTCCGGCCTGCGCGACGCGTATGCCGTGTGGCAGCTGGGACGGCGCAAGGTGCAGGAGACGGCAGAGCAAGAGGAACACCTGCGCTTTGCCAGCACGCCGCAATCCGTGCTGGTGACGGGCGCCACGGGTTTCATCGGCCAGCAGTTGGTGACCGCCTTGCTGGCCGATGGCCATGCCGTGACGGTGCTGACGCGCCAGCCCAAGCAGGCCGCGTGGACCTTCGATGGCCAGGTGCGTTGCATCCAGTCGTTCGACGCATTGTCGGATGCGCAGCGCATCGACATGGTGGTCAACCTGGCCGGTGCGCGCATCGTCGGGCATCGCTGGACGGACGCGCGCAAGGCGGCCCTGCGCCGCAGCAGAGTGGCGCTGACGCAGGACCTGGTGGCGTGGATCGCCCGCGCGCAGCACAAGCCACGGGTGCTGCTGTCGGCATCGGCCATCGGCTACTACGGCGTGCAGCCGCATGGCGACGACACGGAATTGACGGAGGAGAGCGCACCGCAAGCCATCTTCATGTCGCAGCTGTGCCAGGAATGGGAAGCGGCCGCGCGCCAAGCGGAACGCTATGGCGTGCAGGTGGGCTGCATGCGCTTTGGCCTCGTCTTCGGCCACCAGGGTTCGCTGCCGCAGATGCTCTTGCCGGTCCGTTTCGGCGTGGGCGGCCCGCTGGGCAGCGGCAAACAGTGGGTCACGTGGGTGCACGTGCGCGACGTGATCCGCGGCATCGCCCATCTGGCGCGCCGCAGCGAAGAACAGGCCGTGAGCGGCGCATACAACTTCTGCGCGCCGGAAGCCATAGCGCAGCGCCGCTTCGCCCAGGTGGCGGGCGCCGTGCTGCACCGCCCCAGCTTCATGCCCACGCCGGCCTTCGTCATGCAAGCCTTGCTGGGCGAGCAGGCCGACTTGCTGGTGGAAGGCCAAAGGGTCGCGCCGCGCCGCTTGCTGGCCGACGGCTTTGCCTTCCGTCATCCGCAGCTGGAAGGGGCACTGCGCAGCCTGTAG
- the eutC gene encoding ethanolamine ammonia-lyase subunit EutC — translation MDEAIPWQALRAHTAARIALGRRGVSVPTKAQLAFQLAHAQARDAVHLALDGDVLARVLAAQGQDCVPLHSAAATRADYLQRPDLGRRLDEVSRARLAGGGKGVDLALVAADGLSALAVQRHAAPFLAALRERLALEAWTLSPLHIVAQGRVAIGDEVGELLRARAVLVLIGERPGLSSPDSLGLYLTWAPTVGLLDERRNCISNVRPEGLAYAQAAYRLHYLLSQAFSRQLSGVGLKDETVAEGSVVLRRNFLLAE, via the coding sequence ATGGACGAAGCCATTCCTTGGCAAGCGCTGCGCGCGCATACGGCGGCGCGCATCGCGTTGGGACGGCGCGGCGTGAGCGTGCCGACCAAGGCGCAGCTGGCGTTCCAGCTGGCCCACGCGCAGGCGCGCGACGCCGTGCACCTGGCGCTCGATGGCGACGTTCTGGCACGCGTCCTGGCCGCGCAAGGGCAAGACTGCGTGCCGCTGCACAGCGCGGCCGCCACGCGCGCCGACTATCTGCAACGGCCCGACCTGGGACGCCGGCTCGACGAGGTTTCACGCGCGCGGCTGGCCGGAGGTGGCAAGGGAGTCGACCTGGCGCTGGTGGCGGCCGACGGCCTGTCGGCGCTGGCCGTGCAGCGCCACGCGGCGCCCTTCCTGGCGGCCCTGCGCGAACGGCTGGCGCTGGAGGCGTGGACCCTGTCGCCGCTGCACATCGTGGCGCAGGGACGGGTGGCCATTGGCGACGAGGTGGGTGAGTTATTGCGGGCACGCGCCGTGCTGGTGCTGATCGGCGAGCGCCCGGGCTTGAGTTCCCCGGACAGCCTGGGCCTGTACCTGACGTGGGCGCCGACAGTGGGTTTACTGGACGAGCGCCGCAACTGCATTTCGAACGTGCGTCCGGAGGGGCTGGCATATGCGCAGGCGGCGTACCGGCTGCATTATTTGCTGTCGCAGGCGTTCAGCCGGCAGTTGTCGGGTGTGGGATTGAAGGATGAAACAGTGGCGGAGGGTAGCGTGGTATTGAGACGGAATTTTTTGCTGGCGGAGTAA
- a CDS encoding nitrite reductase (NAD(P)H) small subunit translates to MSEQWKMICRLKDMPLAGARMVQRGLAWQDLPGVALFRAADDTVYALLDTVPCLGGPLAQGVLMEKNLMGPKNSWIIELDSGRLVAPVQGMARTYAVRILDGRIYLDLKELNVPASKAEQALAGSFALLPHVQMA, encoded by the coding sequence ATGTCGGAACAATGGAAAATGATTTGCCGCCTGAAGGACATGCCGCTGGCGGGCGCGCGCATGGTGCAGCGGGGACTGGCGTGGCAGGATTTACCGGGCGTGGCGCTGTTTCGCGCGGCTGACGATACGGTGTATGCGCTGCTCGACACGGTGCCCTGCCTGGGCGGCCCGCTCGCGCAGGGGGTGCTGATGGAGAAAAACCTGATGGGGCCGAAGAACAGCTGGATCATCGAGCTCGATTCGGGCCGCCTGGTGGCGCCCGTGCAGGGCATGGCGCGTACGTACGCCGTGCGCATCCTGGACGGGCGCATCTACCTGGACTTGAAGGAGCTCAATGTCCCGGCCAGCAAGGCCGAGCAGGCGCTGGCGGGCTCGTTTGCGCTGCTGCCGCATGTGCAGATGGCATGA
- the tsaD gene encoding tRNA (adenosine(37)-N6)-threonylcarbamoyltransferase complex transferase subunit TsaD, with amino-acid sequence MIVLGVESSCDETGLALYDTQRGLLSHALYSQVAMHEQYGGVVPELASRDHIRRAIPLLEETLAKAGITLPEIDAIAYTQGPGLAGALLVGSSVACSLGLAINKPVLGIHHLEGHLLSPLLASEPPEFPFIALLVSGGHTQLMRVDGVGQYTMLGETLDDAAGEAFDKSAKLLGLGYPGGPAISRLAEFGDPLAYKLPRPMLHSKDFNFSFSGLKTAVLTVVKNHDEKVIANICEQDKANIARGFVDAIVDVLTAKCVSALKHTGLKRLVIAGGVGANAQLRASLNAAAAKKRFKVYYPELEFCTDNGAMIAFAGAMRLQINPDAAKHDYSFNVRPRWPLDEIREI; translated from the coding sequence ATGATTGTTCTTGGCGTCGAATCCTCCTGTGACGAAACCGGCCTGGCCTTGTACGACACGCAACGCGGCCTGCTGTCGCACGCCCTCTATTCGCAAGTCGCCATGCACGAGCAATATGGCGGCGTGGTGCCGGAACTGGCGTCGCGCGACCATATCCGCCGCGCCATCCCGCTGCTCGAAGAAACCCTGGCCAAGGCCGGCATCACCCTGCCAGAGATCGACGCCATCGCCTACACGCAAGGTCCTGGCCTGGCTGGCGCGCTGCTGGTCGGCTCCTCCGTTGCCTGCAGCCTGGGCCTGGCCATCAACAAGCCGGTGCTGGGCATCCACCATCTGGAAGGCCATCTGCTGTCGCCCTTGCTGGCGTCCGAGCCGCCGGAATTCCCGTTCATCGCCCTGCTGGTGTCGGGCGGCCATACGCAGCTGATGCGCGTCGACGGCGTGGGACAATACACGATGCTGGGCGAAACGCTCGATGATGCGGCCGGCGAGGCGTTCGACAAGTCGGCCAAGCTGCTGGGCCTCGGCTATCCGGGCGGCCCCGCCATTTCGCGCCTGGCCGAATTCGGCGATCCGCTCGCATATAAACTGCCGCGCCCCATGCTGCATTCGAAGGATTTCAATTTCAGTTTCTCGGGCCTGAAGACGGCCGTGCTGACCGTGGTGAAAAACCATGACGAAAAAGTCATCGCGAATATCTGCGAGCAGGACAAGGCGAATATCGCGCGCGGCTTCGTCGACGCCATCGTCGACGTGCTGACGGCCAAATGCGTGTCGGCCCTCAAGCACACGGGCTTGAAACGCCTGGTGATCGCCGGCGGCGTGGGCGCCAACGCGCAATTGCGCGCCTCGCTCAACGCGGCGGCCGCCAAGAAGCGCTTCAAGGTGTATTACCCGGAGCTGGAATTCTGTACCGACAACGGCGCCATGATCGCCTTTGCCGGCGCCATGCGCCTGCAAATCAATCCCGACGCCGCCAAGCACGATTACTCGTTCAACGTGCGCCCGCGCTGGCCGCTGGACGAGATCCGGGAAATTTAA
- a CDS encoding 3-deoxy-7-phosphoheptulonate synthase — MNTPDIENINVTSFAPMPTPAELHAKLPLSESAFDTVSRGREALRNIIDRKDQRLFVVVGPCSIHDPVAGLDYARRLKALQEEVKDTMLLVMRVYFEKPRTTTGWKGYINDPYMDDSFKVNEGMEKARQFLLDVCELGLPTATEALDPISPQYLGDLIAWTAIGARTTESQTHREMSSGLSTPVGFKNGTDGDISIAINAILSSAHPHSFLGINGEGNVAIVRTRGNAYGHVVLRGGDGRPNYDSVSIAIAEQALAKAKLPANLVVDCSHANSYKKPELQPLVMGDVVNQIRQGNRSLVGVMIESNIVGGNQKIPQDLSQLTYGCSVTDGCIDWDTTATMLRDAHAHLVNRPK; from the coding sequence ATGAATACGCCAGACATCGAAAATATCAACGTCACCTCTTTCGCGCCCATGCCGACACCGGCCGAACTGCACGCCAAGCTGCCCCTGTCGGAGAGCGCCTTCGACACCGTCAGCCGCGGCCGCGAAGCGCTGCGCAACATCATCGACCGCAAGGACCAGCGCCTGTTCGTCGTCGTCGGCCCGTGCTCGATCCACGATCCCGTCGCCGGCCTCGATTACGCGCGCCGCCTGAAAGCGCTGCAAGAGGAAGTCAAGGACACGATGCTGCTGGTGATGCGCGTGTATTTCGAAAAACCGCGTACCACCACGGGCTGGAAAGGCTATATCAACGACCCGTACATGGACGATTCGTTCAAGGTCAACGAAGGCATGGAAAAGGCGCGCCAGTTCCTGCTCGACGTGTGCGAACTGGGCCTGCCCACCGCCACCGAAGCGCTGGACCCGATCTCGCCGCAATACCTGGGCGACCTGATCGCCTGGACCGCCATCGGCGCGCGCACGACGGAATCGCAGACGCACCGCGAAATGTCGTCGGGCCTGTCGACCCCGGTCGGCTTCAAGAACGGCACCGATGGCGACATCAGCATCGCCATCAACGCGATTTTATCGTCGGCGCACCCGCACTCCTTCCTGGGCATCAATGGCGAAGGCAACGTCGCCATCGTGCGCACGCGCGGCAACGCGTACGGCCACGTCGTGCTGCGCGGCGGCGACGGCCGTCCGAACTACGATTCGGTCTCGATCGCCATCGCCGAACAGGCGCTGGCCAAGGCCAAGCTGCCGGCCAATCTGGTGGTCGACTGCTCGCACGCGAACAGCTACAAAAAGCCGGAACTGCAACCGCTGGTGATGGGCGACGTGGTCAACCAGATCCGCCAGGGCAACCGCTCGCTGGTGGGCGTGATGATCGAATCGAACATCGTCGGCGGCAACCAGAAGATCCCGCAAGACCTGTCGCAACTGACCTACGGCTGTTCCGTCACCGACGGCTGCATCGACTGGGACACGACGGCGACCATGCTGCGCGATGCGCATGCGCATCTGGTCAATCGCCCAAAATAA
- a CDS encoding sterol desaturase family protein translates to MMNPFALSFLIMLAFVLAELLILKWVRKTPVPWKDVIFNLNSGHILMWVFRGVEVAAFALLLRHVNLHVVDQWPVVAQWIFAFFAWDLCFYWMHRLHHKIPLLWAVHVVHHQGEHFNLSLGVRNSWYSSLTNFPFIAILAVLGVPLEIFLVVSSLHYTVQFYNHNALVNKSGILDKFMVTPSHHRVHHGTDKRYINRNFGGTLLLWDRLFGSFQPELEGVEMRYGVKGMTPTHNPLLASNGKLFTWLRARFPHWQSRCTFHVPELFIGIGGVILFGLVIYYVNHEAVLAGAQQAILFALIFGGTLALGGLSDARRWGAIAWVAIALAMPALYLGWYGARDIWGMVFLAALLAHGLDGARRLWLPAAAGTRA, encoded by the coding sequence ATGATGAATCCATTTGCCCTGTCGTTCCTGATCATGCTGGCCTTCGTGCTGGCCGAACTGCTGATACTCAAATGGGTACGCAAGACACCCGTGCCGTGGAAGGACGTGATCTTCAATCTCAATTCCGGCCATATCCTGATGTGGGTATTTCGCGGCGTGGAAGTGGCGGCCTTCGCCCTGCTGCTGCGCCATGTGAACCTGCACGTCGTCGACCAGTGGCCCGTGGTGGCGCAGTGGATATTCGCGTTTTTTGCCTGGGACCTGTGCTTTTACTGGATGCACCGGCTGCACCATAAAATCCCGCTGCTGTGGGCCGTGCACGTGGTGCATCACCAGGGCGAGCATTTCAACCTGTCGCTGGGCGTGCGCAATTCCTGGTATTCGTCGCTGACGAATTTCCCCTTCATCGCCATCCTGGCCGTGCTGGGCGTGCCGCTGGAAATCTTCCTTGTCGTCTCGTCCCTGCATTACACGGTGCAGTTCTACAACCACAATGCGCTGGTAAACAAGTCGGGCATCCTCGATAAATTCATGGTCACGCCCTCGCACCACCGCGTGCACCACGGCACGGATAAACGCTACATCAACCGCAATTTCGGCGGCACCCTGCTGCTGTGGGACAGGCTGTTTGGCAGCTTCCAGCCCGAACTCGAGGGTGTGGAAATGCGCTATGGCGTGAAGGGCATGACACCCACGCACAACCCGCTGCTGGCCAGCAACGGCAAACTATTTACATGGCTGCGCGCGCGCTTTCCCCACTGGCAGTCGCGCTGCACTTTCCACGTGCCCGAGCTGTTCATCGGCATCGGCGGCGTGATCCTGTTCGGCCTCGTGATCTATTACGTCAACCATGAGGCGGTGCTGGCCGGCGCACAGCAGGCGATCCTGTTCGCGCTGATCTTCGGCGGCACCCTGGCGCTGGGCGGCCTGTCCGATGCGCGCCGCTGGGGCGCCATCGCCTGGGTGGCCATCGCGCTGGCCATGCCGGCCCTGTACCTGGGCTGGTATGGCGCGCGCGACATATGGGGCATGGTGTTTCTGGCCGCGCTGCTGGCGCATGGCCTCGATGGCGCGCGCCGCTTGTGGTTGCCTGCCGCAGCGGGGACGCGCGCGTGA
- a CDS encoding fatty acid desaturase family protein, whose product MTQPVPSLPPLRFQPARDSAFRRELRARADAYLADEGRHRFGDARLHAKTMFLAALTVGLYALALNADDTWPFVASYVACLVAAMALAMNTLHDAAHSAIFRRGFLNRVLIRLVGLPVGVDTDFWTIRHVHFHHTYANVEGYDLDTEPNPFLRQTPFQSWSPQYRYQYLYWPVVAALSLPYLNWYGDWLDRFGKTPVAAHSRLQGWRGWLSFLGWKLGHVALVLALPMWVLQQHGLAWNVVLGAYFLGQMIASCALVALILGTHWAEVEFFQPGQDGTLPHDWYQHTFYTACDWTPKPRALRWLGYWLGGLNLHLTHHLFPTWNHRHYPALARILAELAPRHGLVYRELGYGQLHASQQQFLRAMGLPPAKS is encoded by the coding sequence GTGACGCAGCCTGTACCTTCGTTGCCGCCGCTGCGCTTCCAGCCCGCCCGCGATTCCGCCTTCCGCCGCGAATTGCGCGCCCGCGCCGACGCCTACCTGGCGGACGAAGGAAGGCACCGCTTCGGCGACGCGCGCCTGCATGCGAAAACCATGTTCCTGGCCGCGCTGACGGTGGGCCTGTATGCGCTGGCCTTGAATGCCGACGACACCTGGCCGTTTGTCGCCAGCTACGTCGCTTGCCTGGTCGCGGCCATGGCGCTGGCCATGAATACCCTGCACGATGCGGCCCACAGCGCCATCTTCCGCCGCGGTTTCCTGAACCGCGTGCTGATACGCCTGGTGGGCTTGCCCGTGGGCGTGGACACGGATTTCTGGACCATCCGCCACGTGCACTTTCATCACACGTATGCGAACGTGGAAGGCTATGACCTCGACACGGAACCGAACCCCTTCCTGCGCCAGACGCCGTTCCAAAGCTGGTCGCCCCAGTACCGCTACCAGTACCTGTACTGGCCCGTGGTGGCGGCCCTGTCGCTGCCGTACCTGAACTGGTATGGCGACTGGCTGGACCGCTTCGGCAAGACGCCCGTGGCCGCGCACAGCCGCCTGCAGGGCTGGCGCGGCTGGCTGTCGTTCCTCGGCTGGAAGCTGGGTCACGTGGCGCTGGTGCTGGCGCTGCCCATGTGGGTGCTGCAGCAGCACGGCCTCGCCTGGAACGTGGTGCTGGGCGCGTATTTCCTGGGCCAGATGATCGCCTCGTGCGCGCTGGTGGCGCTGATCCTCGGCACGCACTGGGCCGAAGTGGAATTCTTCCAGCCGGGCCAGGACGGTACCCTGCCGCACGACTGGTACCAGCACACGTTTTATACGGCCTGCGACTGGACGCCGAAACCGCGCGCGCTGCGCTGGCTCGGTTATTGGCTCGGCGGCTTGAACCTGCACCTGACGCACCATCTGTTCCCCACCTGGAATCACCGCCACTACCCGGCGCTGGCGCGCATCCTGGCCGAACTGGCGCCGCGCCACGGCCTCGTCTACCGCGAACTCGGTTACGGCCAGCTGCACGCCTCGCAGCAGCAGTTCCTGCGCGCCATGGGCCTGCCACCCGCAAAGTCTTGA
- a CDS encoding ethanolamine ammonia-lyase subunit EutB: MPRFSHTIDSHTYAFASLKELLAKATPLRSGDVLAGVAAASARERVAAQLALADVPLSLFLNEALVPYEEDEVTRLIIDSHARAAFAPISHLCVGDFRDWLLDDATDTQTLSQVAAGITPEMAAAVSKIMRLQDLVLVARKCRVVTAFRNTLGLESRLSTRLQPNHPTDDATGIAASMLDGLLLGSGDAVIGINPATDNVAQVVSLLHLLNAVIEQYEIPTQSCVLTHITNTIEAIRRGAPVDLVFQSVAGTQAANRSFGIDLSLLAEGRAAALSLGRGTVGNNVMYFETGQGSALSAGAHHGMDQQTCEARAYAVARAYQPLLVNSVVGFIGPEYLYDGKQIMRAGLEDHFCAKLLGLPMGCDVCYTNHAEADQDDMDALLTMLGVAGCNFIMGVPGADDIMLGYQSTSFHDALYARRVLGLRPAPEFAAWLARMRITDTQGRLSEALAPAFQAALLRLDD, from the coding sequence ATGCCCCGCTTCAGCCATACGATAGACAGCCATACCTATGCGTTCGCCAGCCTGAAGGAGCTGCTGGCCAAGGCCACGCCGCTGCGTTCGGGCGACGTGCTGGCCGGCGTGGCGGCAGCCAGCGCGCGCGAGCGGGTGGCGGCGCAGCTGGCGCTGGCCGACGTGCCGCTATCGCTGTTCCTCAACGAGGCGCTGGTGCCGTACGAAGAGGACGAGGTCACGCGCCTGATCATCGACTCGCATGCGCGCGCCGCCTTTGCACCGATTTCCCACCTGTGCGTGGGCGACTTTCGCGACTGGCTGCTCGATGATGCGACGGACACGCAAACGCTGTCCCAGGTCGCCGCCGGCATCACGCCGGAAATGGCGGCCGCCGTCTCGAAAATCATGCGCCTGCAGGACCTGGTGCTGGTGGCCCGCAAGTGCCGGGTCGTGACGGCCTTTCGCAATACCCTGGGGCTGGAAAGCCGCTTGTCCACGCGCTTGCAGCCGAACCACCCGACGGACGACGCCACAGGCATTGCCGCGTCGATGCTCGATGGCCTGTTGCTGGGCAGCGGCGACGCCGTCATCGGCATCAATCCCGCCACCGACAATGTGGCGCAGGTGGTGTCGCTGCTGCACCTGCTCAACGCCGTCATCGAGCAGTATGAAATTCCCACGCAGTCCTGCGTGCTCACGCACATTACCAATACCATCGAGGCGATACGCCGCGGCGCTCCCGTCGACCTGGTGTTCCAGTCGGTGGCGGGCACGCAGGCGGCCAACCGCAGCTTCGGCATCGATTTGTCTCTGCTGGCCGAGGGGCGGGCGGCGGCCCTGTCGCTGGGGCGCGGCACGGTGGGCAACAACGTCATGTATTTCGAGACGGGGCAGGGCAGCGCGCTGTCGGCCGGCGCCCACCATGGCATGGACCAGCAGACGTGCGAAGCGCGCGCCTATGCGGTGGCGCGCGCGTATCAGCCGCTGCTGGTCAATTCCGTCGTCGGCTTCATCGGCCCCGAATATCTGTACGACGGCAAGCAGATCATGCGTGCGGGGCTGGAAGACCATTTCTGCGCCAAGCTGCTCGGGCTGCCCATGGGTTGTGACGTGTGCTATACCAACCACGCGGAGGCGGACCAGGACGACATGGATGCCTTGCTGACCATGCTGGGCGTGGCCGGCTGCAATTTCATCATGGGCGTGCCGGGCGCGGACGACATCATGCTCGGCTACCAGAGCACCTCGTTCCACGACGCCCTGTATGCGCGCCGGGTGCTGGGCCTGCGCCCTGCGCCGGAATTTGCGGCCTGGCTGGCGCGCATGCGGATCACGGATACGCAGGGCCGCTTGAGCGAAGCGCTGGCGCCGGCCTTCCAGGCGGCCCTGCTGCGCCTGGACGACTAG
- a CDS encoding phosphatase PAP2 family protein: protein MTPYSRLLHLLAGWGSVGLVYFSSDVLQGQGVLLPETAIDRAIPYSDSAIWLYLSFFILIPYAYLAADAARVRWLARAMALSAVLCGVVFLLYPTTLAYPPVGEGGAWSTQALRMLQAADSTQNCLPSLHGALTLLCVWALCDKRQPLRSALALVLGVAICYAIIALRRHVSIDLAAGLAVGIAGGMLAKMQVSLAARRAVSIKTAP, encoded by the coding sequence ATGACGCCGTATTCCCGCCTGCTGCACTTGCTGGCCGGCTGGGGCAGCGTCGGCCTCGTGTATTTTTCCAGCGATGTGCTGCAAGGACAGGGGGTACTGCTGCCCGAGACGGCCATCGACCGCGCCATTCCCTACAGCGACTCTGCCATCTGGCTGTACCTGTCTTTCTTCATCCTGATCCCGTACGCCTACCTGGCGGCCGATGCGGCCCGCGTGCGCTGGCTGGCGCGCGCCATGGCGCTTTCCGCCGTCCTGTGCGGCGTGGTGTTCCTGCTGTATCCGACCACGCTCGCCTACCCGCCCGTGGGCGAGGGCGGCGCCTGGAGCACGCAGGCGCTGCGCATGCTGCAGGCGGCGGATTCCACGCAAAACTGCCTGCCGTCGCTGCACGGTGCCCTGACCTTGCTGTGCGTGTGGGCCCTGTGCGACAAACGCCAGCCGCTGCGTTCCGCGCTGGCCCTGGTGCTGGGCGTGGCCATCTGCTACGCCATCATCGCGCTGCGCCGGCACGTGAGCATCGACCTGGCCGCCGGCCTGGCTGTTGGCATCGCCGGCGGCATGCTGGCGAAAATGCAGGTATCCTTGGCTGCCCGCCGCGCCGTTTCCATCAAAACCGCACCATGA
- a CDS encoding DUF4166 domain-containing protein, protein MNGPSEGELFKKVMGAQWLTLHPDIRRRFEKNPAPGQPLYYRGELSELTSSRLGKFLGWLTRPFIDGALIPHDDHDFPVDIEVYSRPGCPFIFKQRTYRLHGRAPIRFTSYMAESAKGEVLEYVGMGLGMKLVLHVEDGNLHFTSDGYFLDLFGWRLPLPGVLTPGKTYLCHRNETPQQFNIRIEIRHALFGTTFTQAGVFRESAAPQNHEETP, encoded by the coding sequence ATGAACGGCCCCTCGGAAGGAGAACTGTTCAAGAAGGTGATGGGCGCGCAGTGGCTCACGCTGCACCCGGATATCCGCCGCCGCTTCGAGAAAAATCCCGCGCCGGGCCAGCCCCTGTATTACCGGGGTGAGCTCAGTGAACTGACCAGCTCGCGCCTGGGAAAATTCCTCGGCTGGCTCACGCGCCCCTTCATCGATGGCGCTCTGATCCCGCATGACGATCACGACTTCCCCGTCGATATCGAAGTCTATTCGCGCCCCGGCTGCCCGTTCATTTTCAAGCAGCGCACCTACCGCCTGCATGGGCGCGCGCCGATCCGCTTCACGTCCTACATGGCGGAAAGCGCGAAAGGCGAAGTGCTCGAATACGTGGGCATGGGCCTGGGCATGAAGCTGGTGCTGCACGTCGAGGACGGCAATCTGCACTTCACCAGCGACGGCTATTTTCTCGATCTTTTCGGCTGGCGCCTGCCGCTGCCGGGCGTGCTCACGCCCGGCAAGACCTATCTGTGCCACCGCAACGAGACGCCGCAGCAGTTCAACATCCGCATCGAGATCCGCCACGCCCTGTTCGGCACCACGTTCACCCAGGCGGGCGTGTTCCGCGAATCGGCCGCACCGCAAAATCACGAGGAGACACCATGA
- a CDS encoding GbsR/MarR family transcriptional regulator, translating into MELSPTTQKYILHWGEMGTRWGVNRTVAQIHALLFLANEPLTAEDIAASLNVARSNVSNSLKELQSWGLARSTHVMGDRRDHFVALQDVWEIFRVIMEERKRREIDPTLTVLRECAIEGEHDAAIPPATLERMGEVLAFLEMLSSTYSDYKNLPPATLQRMLSMGGKVAKFLSPEDKAGKRAKS; encoded by the coding sequence ATGGAACTGAGCCCGACTACTCAAAAGTACATCCTCCACTGGGGCGAAATGGGCACCCGCTGGGGCGTCAACCGTACGGTGGCGCAAATCCACGCGCTGCTGTTCCTGGCCAATGAACCGTTGACGGCGGAAGACATCGCGGCCAGCCTGAACGTGGCCCGCTCCAACGTCAGCAACAGCCTGAAGGAATTGCAAAGCTGGGGCCTGGCGCGCAGTACGCACGTGATGGGGGACCGGCGCGACCATTTCGTCGCCCTGCAGGATGTGTGGGAAATCTTCCGCGTCATCATGGAGGAGCGCAAGCGGCGCGAGATCGATCCCACGCTGACGGTGCTGCGTGAATGCGCGATCGAGGGCGAGCACGATGCGGCCATTCCACCGGCCACCCTGGAACGCATGGGCGAGGTGCTGGCCTTCCTGGAAATGCTCAGCAGCACCTATAGCGACTACAAGAATTTGCCGCCGGCGACCCTGCAGCGCATGCTGTCGATGGGGGGCAAGGTGGCCAAGTTCCTCAGCCCGGAAGACAAAGCTGGCAAGCGCGCAAAATCATGA